GGAAGGAAGATTCGAAACCGCCCTCAAGATTTTTCAGTGGATGGAGAGTCATGGCAGTTTGCCGAATACACGAACATATAACGAAATAATTAAAGGCTTTTGCTCCATGGGTGGCATTCAGAAGGCAATGGTTCTCTTTGACAAAATGCTCAAGGCTGGTCCTTCCCCAAATGTGATAACTTACAATACACTTATTTATGGATATACCAAGCAGGGTTATATGAACAATGCAATGAGATTGTTAGAAATGATGAAGGGCAATGAATTTAAGCCCGATTCTTGGACTTATACTGAACTGATTTCGGGGTTTTCTAAAGCGGGAAAATTGGATCAtgcttcttctcttttcaatGAAATGGAGGAACATGGTATTTCCCCGAATCAAGTTACGTATACAGCTTTAATCGATGGATATTTCACTGTCGAAAAAGTGGATGATGCTTTGATATTGTTTGAGAAGATGCTGGAAAGTGGAAATCGTCCAAGTAGTGAAACCTACAATGTGATGATAAGTGGTCTCTCTAAAATTAATCGTTTTTCTGAAGCCGAGAATTTCTGTGGTAAAATGGTGAAGCAAGGCTTGCTCCCGAATGTCATTACCTACACCGCCTTGATTGATGGACTGTGCAGGAATGGCAGGACGAGTCTTGCATTCAAGATTTTCCATGAAATGGAGAAAAGAAGTTATTTACCAAATTTATATACCTATAGTTCCCTAATTTATGGCCTATGCCAAGAAGGTAGGGCCGAGGATGCAGAAAGGTTACTCGatgaaatggagaagaaaggaTTAACCCCGGACGAGATAACTTTTACGTCTCTTATGGATGGTTTTGTTGCACTTGGCAGAATTGATCATGCATTTCTTCTTTGCAGGCAAATGATTGATGTTGGCTGCAGACCGAATTATCGAACCTTCGGTATATTGCTGAAGGGATTGCAAAAGGAAAGCCAGTCGCTTACGGAAAAAGTTGTAGCCGAACATGAAGTGACGTATACTTGTAGCTCTAACGATAAACATCACAGCACATGCACAATGTACGATCTCCTTGCTAGGTTGTCTTGCTATGGATGCGAGCCAACGGTTGATACGTATACCACTTTAGTGAAAGGCTTGTGTGGAGAGGGAAGATGCAACGAGGCCGATCAACTTGTTACAAGCATGAAAGAGAAAGATTTGCAACCTGGTGAAGAAATTTATCTTGCTCTATTGGTTGGTCAATGTAAGAACTTGGAAGTGGAATCTGCTCTTAAAGTCTTCGACTCTATGGTTACAATAGGTTTTGAGCCGCACCTATCAGCTTACAAGGCTCTCATATGTGCGCTTAGCAAAGCGAATTGCAGACACGAAGCTGAATGTATGTTTCAAACTATGCTCGAGAAGCATTGGAATAGCGATGAGGTTGTCTGGACAGTGTTACTTGATGGGTTACTCAAGGAGGGGGAAATTGATCTAAGTTTGAAGCTTCTTCATGTCATGGAATCGAGAAATTGTACTCTCAATCTCCAGACGTACGTTATGTTGGCCAGAGAACTATCTACACTCGATTGCTCGATCGAAATCCCTCAAGTCTCTAAACATTTGGGAAGTGTAAAAGATAAACGTTAACTTAAGTTCGCTTATTTGAACAAGAAGAATGGTCTCAAGCTTCCCATGTAATAATGGACATTGGTCTAATGGGAATTGCAGAGTTTACCTGAGGGCATTTTCGTTCCTGAATGGCTTTATTAACGTGGTAAGCAAAAATATCCATGAACAACGATTACCAATTTGTGTTCGTTGTCTTTTGTTCTTCGATTTTAATGCTTTAGTTTCGATTTTATTCCTCTTATTGAAACGTCTGCTGTAGTACTGTTGCAGAAGAACAAACCATTGATGCGCTTTAGAAGGAGACGATACTGCTCTACAAGTAGCTTCTAAAGGTAGAGTTCGTTTCATCCAGTTGCTGTCCACGATTCGTACTAAGCATCTTTTACGCTTAAATCTATATCGTTTCGTCATGCCATTTGATGAAAACATTGAAAGTCTTTTACGGTCTTTAGAGGGGCGGTCTTAGTCATAGAATTTACGATTTTTGAGGAAGTTTCCAAAAGATGCAGTGTTCAAGCCTCGAGGTAGAAAGAAAGCTTGATGCTCGGTTCGAGCCTCTAGGTAGTGTTAGAAAGAAAACTTGATAAATGAATATCTTTTTTACGTCGGGAAGTCTTCCCGTGGAGTAGTAGGGTGGGTTCTGATTCCATGGGTAtctttttaatacaaaaatgcCTTTTAGCATCGAGATTCTGAGGATCTCGATGCGTTAAGCTTTAAGATCATCTCGTGCTTCCATCTGCAACGATTCCATTGACGATGTTACTTCAGAATCTCTATTTTTCCAGtttatcttttgattttctacTGATAATGGAGAAATGTGTACTGAATATTCTTGCATCTCGATTTTGCAGGGTAAAACTGATAGTTTCTGCACAGTTTTCGATGTTCGATGACTATTAGAACAGGAATATCTACGTATACATAATATCGATGCCGATACACCACACGATTTGTTGATTCACTTGATTCTTTCCATTGCCAAATGTCGTACCAACGGAATGCTGCCGTGGAGCAGGTCTATTCCTTCTATATCACTATTATGAGTCAATAAATAGTGAAATTGTTTGATTAGCCACAGGATTAATGACCGAACCATAATGTGAGTTTGTTTAGTCCTAGTCCTAGTCCTAGAGTCAAAGCTATTCTTCGAGTGCCTCAATTTTTGGCACTTCCTGAATAAGAACATTGAGAAAGAACCGTGAATAAATGTAACACATTTTCCTGCCCTATGTCTGACCCGAGTATACTTGATTATTTGATATCATTGCACAATCTTTGAAGGCTGATAATGTAAccgctcaagtccaccgctagtggatattgtcctccttgggctttcccttctgggttttcccttaaggttttaaaacgcgtctactagggagaggtttccacatccttataaagaatgcttccttctcctcccaaccgatataggatctaagaatccacccccttcaggacccagtgtccttgttggcacataacctcgtgtccacccccttcggggcttagcctcctcgctagcacatcgtccagtgtctttTACAACTGTTTTAACACCATTTAACCCGAAGAAAGCAGAATCCAAGTTGGTTGCCATCATTCAATGGACTCATGAGGCAATGAACAATGAGGGACCTGTTTAGATAAATGGGTAATCTTCCTAGTTTCTCCTTTTTCTGCCCTATGTCTGACCCGAGTTTACTTGATTATTTGATATCATTTCACAATCTTCGTTTGATGATAATGTAActgctcaagcccaccgctaacagatattgtcctctttaggctttcctttctaaacttcccctcaagattttaaaacgcgtatactagggagaagtttccacacccttataaagaatgcttcattctcctcccaaccaatgtgggatctcacaatctacccctctttaggacccaacgtccttgttagcacaccgcctcatgtccacctcTCTTCGGGACTTAGCctcatcgtccagtgtctttTACAACTGTTTTAACACCATTTAGCCCGAAGACAGCAGAATCGAAGTTGATTTCTccttaagaaaagaaataagcattagaaaacagaagaaagagaaaaaaaagaaaaggtttgaATCAGGtattattgtcctctttctctccctctctttctctttcatgCATTATATGAGGAGGGGGGGCTGATTGAAATCATCTTTAATGCAAAATATTCCTCCTAAACCTTGTCTTCTCTGCAGATTCTCGCCTTCCCCTGGCCCTCTTCACAACCCCattcaaaatatatgaaaGGAATTGGAAGCGTCCAAAACATTGGTAAATGCTGTTCTAACTCAAGGCTGTTctaaatgacaaaaaaaatgacacaaaCCATTACCTAACCCTTTATTCCTCAACCCTTCCTTCCAAACGCTACCATCCATATCTGGTTTGGACTTGTTACATGCATTtgttttccattaaaaaaaacccttttctctaaaatattcaccaacccaaccctctctAGACCACCCTTTGAACCTCTTGCTGTTTGGATTTTCTTGCAAACCAGCTGATTCCCCCCTCTGTATGATTATCAATCAGAAAAGACCCCATTTCCCCCCCCTACTACTCTAATGATAAGAGCAATACATTTTAATCCTATAACTCCCAACTCTATGCACTTCCACCAGCTTAAACTTCCATTGAAGTGCTCTGCAGATGGGTAGGCACAGTAGTGAAACCACCATGATTGGTACCTCCATAGCTCTCTTACAGGAAAGGTTCAGGCAGTTGCAGAAAGACAAacaaaggagagagaagaaggagCTTCTTAACCTGTTGTCTGATTCGAATAGAGTCGATACCTCCTTGATAATGCATTTAGAATCCAATAGCTCGTCGACCTTGAGAGATTTGAACCCTGATTCCCTCTCCCTTGGCCTGAACTCGTCGAGTGCAGGTAAGCAAGTCGATATCCATGAAGCTAGGTTGATGCCTGGAAATTCAGTCATGGGTAGTGGCTTAAGAAGTTGTTTAGATAATCCAGATGTGGCTACCACTCTTCATCTATGAACAGTTTGTTCACTTAGTGTTTGTGTTGGTTTATTTGTTGCTTCTCTTCCCACTGATAGCTTGTGTGATCAATATGTGTATTGATAATGGTGTGGACATTCTGTGAGTTGTTTTCTTGGTTAATTCTTAGGAATGTGTACCTaatgagagagggagagaaggGAAGTAATGGAAAGTTTGGTCATTTttaatccttttcttttggttcatgAGATTTGAATATCTGAAAGTTTGTGTCGGTCGGTGTGTCGCGACTAGAAGCTTTCCATCTTTGGATATATGAGCGAGAAACTGTGAAAGTGTCCCGAAATTTATTTAGTGATTAGTTGTCAAGGCaactaaattttgttttttcggGAAGAAGGGGGGAGTTGGCAtctcgattttaattttgaagtgcGAGAGATGAATTTTCGTAATGTTTGGAAATATTCAATGTATTTAGGTATTCATTGGACGTTGGTGATCTAGCCGTGTGAAGCGAAATCTTAATTCTTAACGTTCGAGAAATGATTCTTGTTAttctttaaaatcattttattctATTAGTGATGCACGTCGGAGTTTGATGTTGCAGTGTGCTTATGTTGTTAATTTACGTGACTCAATGTTTGAGAAATGATTAAACAATCCTCAATCAAATAGCATTTTAGCTATCAAATTGACTCCTATGGTTTGAGCATCATTTcgatttgaatttctttatttaaaattttctagtcctataattaaaattttcatttcaagttTAATTCGATTTAGTCAATATAGTTTTAAGTCTTTAAAttgatctttaaaaaaaaaaaaaaaaaaaaaaaacttttgttatcataatattttttttcctctaaattttatcacattttttcaaaaattacaatattatctTTGACCAGtatttcaatgaaattttgtttgaatattCGACGAAAAATTGACTAGACAATGACTTGGAATGACATGCAATAACTTTATGTCAAATATTTTAGCGATGTAAGGTATCTTAAGACTTAGCTcatatatttacattattgCATCGGATAACTTTATACACCACTCGTGTGGACAAATTCATCGTATACAAGTCTAGCTAACTAGCGTTTTTTAGCTAGCTGAGCTGCGATGCTAGTTGTAGCTCGTCTTAAATTTCTAAGTTTAATGCTATGTGAACGAATGCTAGAAAGAAATTTGGGAGTTTAAAACATAGTATGACAAATGAACTTTAAACTTAGAGATGAAAGTGGCAGATGGGCTATCGATAATTTTTTATCCCTTAATTTCACGACAAATTTAAGCCTATGAATAGGTGAATGCAATCAAATTATCCTCTTCcaatttcctttattttagttttgtacAGATATACGAATTTATGTTGGAAGTTGAAGCAAAGATCTGAAGTTTCAGaagaaaatcttaaataaatcCAACTTTACCAATTTGAGGGCTCTCCTCTTATAAACAAAGCTCAAATTTAGACGCATCGTTGAACCCGGCGCTGACCGTATTCGGCCCATTTCTACACGCAAAGACCACGTCTCTGTCTATCTTCTCTGTAGGGGTTCGCTAGTTGAACCTCTGTTCGCCTCCTCCTCTTCGTCTTTCGTTTTCAGGGCTTTGAAATCTGCAAATTACCCTGCTGATTATGAAACCCAATTCAACCCTTTTCTGATTTCTGGCCTTTCTCACTGCTTTTATCAGCTAAGAATCTCGAATCCGTGGTATAATTGGTGGGTTagctctcttttttcttttcttagcTTTCTCGTTCTGTATTTGAGTTGGGAAGTTGATGAACTCGCTAGAACTAATGGCGTTTTCTTCTTGATCTTTGGAGTTTCATTTGCTTGTGTTTCTTAGGTATGAACTTGTTGTACGGACTTGGTTATTCTTGCTAAAACGTTTCTAGTTGTGTTGGATGCTAGGAGATctgggtttttttttgttcaattgtTATTAAGTTGTTCTTGATCTAGCTTTAAACTTGGTCTGTTGCTTGtgattctatttcttttcGGCCTGTGGATATGATCTTTAGTCGTTTTGGAATCATGAactgtttcgtttctctcctTGAGTACATTGCAGAGAGGGCTTCCCTTTGTAGTTAGCACTGTCTCTGCCTGAACCTGAAATTTAAGTGCCTTTTCCGTATGATTcatatgaaataaatgatCTTATTCCCCATAGTTCTGCGCTTGTGAGCCTCGTCGTGATCATTTAGCGTTTAGATAGTTCTTATCGTTCCAAACTGTACAAAATCATTAGTGTCTTATCCATGGTAATCTTGGAAGGGATTGGTAAAATGGCAATTAGGAGTTCTTCTTAGAAGTTGCCTACTCGTAAAATGTTTAATGTATGTACGTACTTGTTGAGCGAAGGTTGATGATggttatttatgtttatgatCGTTTTTTTTACGCAGTAAGATTAATGGGTGCATCGTCTGGTTCTAACATCCATCTCCAGCCTGCATCAAAGATGATTCCCACACGACAACAGCCACGACCTGAGGAACTACAAACGTCTCTTTCATTAGTTTCCTCGGACCCTCAACTGTCACCTGAAGTACCCCGATCTAATTCTGAACAAGTTCACGATTCTCCTGCTGAGAGTGCTAGTTCTCAGGAGACGTAGCCTATTGGCGATGGAGTGATGGGAAAGAAGATGGAAAATGGAAAGGCAGACAATGACTTTGTTGAACAGTCGGTGATTCATCGTCTTTCTAGTGCTGATAAAATCTCCCTTCGTGACATAGCAAGAGACAGAATTGAGGTAATCGCTGAAAAGATGCATCGCTTACCCGAgaattttctagaaaatttgaagaacgaGCTTCGAACTATTCTTGATGGGAACGGTAGTGCACAACAGAGAGATGAGATTTTTATTCTGCAGAAGCTTGTTCAGCATAGAACGGATTTAACTGCGAAGACCTTAATTAGAGCACATAGAGTGCAGCTTGAAATTCTAGTTGCAATCAATACTGGAATTCAGGCGTTCTTGCACCCAAATATCAGCCTCTCCCAGACTACGCTCATTGAGGTTTATGTGTATAAGAGATGTCGAAATATAGCTTGCCAAAACCAGCTTCCAGCCGATGATTGCGCTTGTGAGATATGTACTAGCCGAAATGGTTTCTGCAATCTCTGCATGTGTGTAATATGTAacaagtttgattttgaagttAACACGTGTCGTTGgattggttgtgatttctgCTCTCATTGGTCGCACACCGATTGTGCTATTCGTGATGGAAAGATCTGCGTGGGATCTTCTGCAAGAATTGGAACTGGACGAACTGAGATGCATTTCAAGTGTCCTGCTTGCCATCGGACATCCGAGCTACTTGGTTGGGTTCGAGATGTTTTTCAACATTGTGCTCCGTCCTGGGAACAGGAGTCTCTCATGAAGGAGCTTGATTTTGTCAGTAGGATCTTTCGCGGAAGTGAGGACCATGGAGGGAGAAAGCTTTTTTGGAAATGTGAAGATCtcaaagagaaaatgaagagtGGAGTAATGGATTCGACAGCAGCATGCCGAGCAATATTGATGTTTTTTCAAGGTACGTCGTCGATATGATCtctattcttttttgtctTGGCTGATGAGAATTCGAATCATTTTCGTGTGCAAGCGAGTCGTAGAGGTGAGCATGATTATTCTTTTACTTAGTTGAAAACGTTAGTTCTATGGAtaacatcattttttaataacttttcAAACAAGATAGCTTTAGTCGATATAGCCTGTCTTCGGGATGCTGTTTGTATAGAAGTGTAAAGAAAACTTCCCGGAATTCGCTCCTCGGCATGTCATGAATGACCCGAGATTGATGTAGAGTTCATGGAGCCATCTGTTCCATTTGAGAGGGGAATTTTGTCCCTCCTTTTTTTTACGCCCATTTGAGCGGTTTTCTAGCCGTGTTTACTCGGTGTCTTTCCATTTCTACTAGTAATAATCATCAAAATCTAACGTCCTTCTTGGTCTTAATGAAGAGAACGAGTCGGACTCTATCAGTAGCCTTGAAAATGGGGAAGGGGGTAGGTTAGCAGCCCCACAGGAAGCATGCAGCCGAATCACTGAAGTGGTGCAGGAGGttataagaaaaatggaaattgtTGCAAATGAGAAGATGAGAAGCTGGAAAAAGGCTCGTATGGATGTCGAGGCCTTTAACCGTGAGGTTGAAGATAAGGCCAAGGAAGCAGCTGAGATAAAGCTGGACCGACAACGAAAGAAGCTACAAATTGAAGAACTCGAGAAAATCGTTAGACTTAAATGTGCAGAAGCTGATATGTTCCAACTTAAGGCCAATGAGGCAAAACGAGAGGCCGAGAGGCTTCAGAGGATTTCTCTTGCCAAAACAGACAAGTCCGAAGAAGATTATGCTAGCAATTACTTAAAACAACGTCTGAACGAGGCCGAGGCCGAGAAGCAGTATTTGCTTGAGAAGATCAAGCTACAAGAAAGCTCAAGAGCTTCACAGAGCAGTGGTGGAGCTGAGGCCTCGCAGATGCTTATGTATTCAAAAATTCAAGATCTGCTCTATAATGCCTCTAAGCCAGATTCAGCTACTAGATGAGAACTTTTTGGGATCAAACCCGGATGAATACTAAGGTTTGAGAGCACGACGatatgtaaattaaaatgttcttAGTTATGTTGTTTTGTTGACTGATGATCTATGAGTCTGTTTCTTACTAGATCTTCAGATACTTATATGGTAAATGTAATCGGTCGTTGGCTGCTTCTTTCGTGTCGAACTTCTGTCGATTGCTAAgaacaaaaccaaaagcaTAAATGTATTTCATGATGAAGACAACAACATTACAGCAAACTACTATGCCTTATTAGAAAGGTTGCTTAAAACAGGAACTACTATCTCGAAAATGACCGACAAAGCTGGgaatttatttgaatgaaCTAAGCTGCAGGGACGGGCGGGGGATGGATTCAGTGCAGCGGACGGTTCTTCTTCATTGCTGCATACTGTAACGATTTCGCTCCTTTCTTCTCATTCCTCTGAACTATTGTTTCAGCTGAACTATGCTTTTTGTCTGAAAAAGAAGTATTGTCATATGCAATAGTTGTGCTTATACCATGACATCTTATGGCTGAGTTTAAGCACACATTTGGGGTGACAATTTGTGCATTGTTCATACATACACCCATTTTTCTGCAGTTGGTTACGCTGATCATTCTGTTCGGAATGCTTGATGGAACCAGGCTTCCGTTCGGGAAGTGCAAGAGATTGCTGAGCACTAATCTCGTGGGgatagaatgactaagaaCAAATTCTTCTATACGGTCAGGCGAAATAGCAGCTCGAGAAAGTTCCTGATCAGCAGGCATGAAGAACGTTATATCCGAGTTCAGCAAGTTTTTATGTGAGCTGTTTAGGATCTTGAGTAGTATGACAAAACCATGGTAAGATTTCATTCTCATGTCATCCATGGCTGCTCGCAGGTCGGTTTGGTTGAAAGTCGTCGCCCGAGCATTCCCAACcaagaagagaagaacaaaaaaccaGGAAGCCATTAGAAAGGTACAGACTCGAAACGAAAAAACTGTCTTCGAGGCACAGATACTGAATTTGGCTTGAGATTTTGGTGAATTTATAGGTGGGGAAGCAGGTTTTGGGTACATGAACAAGGTGCATAGCTTGTGTTCTTCATCATACAATTTGAACAGTGACAATTAGTTGAGAAAGGCAGTTTTTGCCTGAAAATGGTATTGTTCTATTCcatttttttgaaatgaaaatgcatttttaGCAGATCAAAATGGCAGATTTGCATCAAAAAAGGCCACAGCAAAGGAATGAGCATAAGAACAAGCAGAATCAGAGGCACAAATGGGTTAGAACAGGTTTGTTTCCATATTTAGTAGCTcagtttttgttattttaatgagACAATATGCAATCTAAAGCAGAGATcatgataatatttatatatctcATATAATCCTAAAAGTGGATACTGCTTTTGAtgctttctttttatattcatccatgacttaataataataataatactctGTCTGTATGCCACCATTAACACTGTAAAGATCCTCCTTCTCTGTCATACTGTTTATCATACTGTTTAGTGCCCTCACATGCCCAAATATGCCTCACTTTTTCTCAAGtgttcaaagaaaacaaaaaaagtattttctaTCTCGAGAAAGAAGAAcgaaccattctttataaaagtgttgAAActtctctagtagacgcgttttaaaaaatctcgAGGAAAAGCCCGAAGGGGACAATATcgagtagtgggcttgggtcgatacaaattgtgagatcccatattgataggagagaggaacgagtgccgaggacgttgggcctcgaaggaggatgaattgtgagatcccacatcagttggagaagggaatggaacattccttataaggatatggaagtttc
This sequence is a window from Cucurbita pepo subsp. pepo cultivar mu-cu-16 chromosome LG04, ASM280686v2, whole genome shotgun sequence. Protein-coding genes within it:
- the LOC111792402 gene encoding pentatricopeptide repeat-containing protein At5g65560-like → MLKPHKTPPRICLHSLISLLGSHQSLSFSSEPHPCSAPSLSPAADPLPELVSTISDILSRPKWEWSSELCHLSRKLKPHHVVKILETHENTDSILRFFYWVSKRHFFQHDMSCFVSMLNRLVQDRLFAPADHVRILMIKTCRNEGEIKRVIQFLSEINTKHGFGYTLYSFNTLLIQLGKFEMVGLARDVYIEMLNSGIRPSLLTFNTIINILCKKGMVQEAEVIMSHIFHYDAGPDAFTYTSLILGHCRNRNLDLAFEMFDRMVKDGHDPNSVTYSTLINGLCNEERLEEAMDLLEEMVEKGIEPTVYTYTVPIVSLCDAGRLSEAVGLLGKMKKRGCSPNVQTFTALISGLSRDGKFQVAIGLYHKMLADGLVPTTVTYNALINQLCVEGRFETALKIFQWMESHGSLPNTRTYNEIIKGFCSMGGIQKAMVLFDKMLKAGPSPNVITYNTLIYGYTKQGYMNNAMRLLEMMKGNEFKPDSWTYTELISGFSKAGKLDHASSLFNEMEEHGISPNQVTYTALIDGYFTVEKVDDALILFEKMLESGNRPSSETYNVMISGLSKINRFSEAENFCGKMVKQGLLPNVITYTALIDGLCRNGRTSLAFKIFHEMEKRSYLPNLYTYSSLIYGLCQEGRAEDAERLLDEMEKKGLTPDEITFTSLMDGFVALGRIDHAFLLCRQMIDVGCRPNYRTFGILLKGLQKESQSLTEKVVAEHEVTYTCSSNDKHHSTCTMYDLLARLSCYGCEPTVDTYTTLVKGLCGEGRCNEADQLVTSMKEKDLQPGEEIYLALLVGQCKNLEVESALKVFDSMVTIGFEPHLSAYKALICALSKANCRHEAECMFQTMLEKHWNSDEVVWTVLLDGLLKEGEIDLSLKLLHVMESRNCTLNLQTYVMLARELSTLDCSIEIPQVSKHLGSVKDKR
- the LOC111792426 gene encoding LOW QUALITY PROTEIN: OBERON-like protein (The sequence of the model RefSeq protein was modified relative to this genomic sequence to represent the inferred CDS: substituted 1 base at 1 genomic stop codon) — encoded protein: MGASSGSNIHLQPASKMIPTRQQPRPEELQTSLSLVSSDPQLSPEVPRSNSEQVHDSPAESASSQETXPIGDGVMGKKMENGKADNDFVEQSVIHRLSSADKISLRDIARDRIEVIAEKMHRLPENFLENLKNELRTILDGNGSAQQRDEIFILQKLVQHRTDLTAKTLIRAHRVQLEILVAINTGIQAFLHPNISLSQTTLIEVYVYKRCRNIACQNQLPADDCACEICTSRNGFCNLCMCVICNKFDFEVNTCRWIGCDFCSHWSHTDCAIRDGKICVGSSARIGTGRTEMHFKCPACHRTSELLGWVRDVFQHCAPSWEQESLMKELDFVSRIFRGSEDHGGRKLFWKCEDLKEKMKSGVMDSTAACRAILMFFQENESDSISSLENGEGGRLAAPQEACSRITEVVQEVIRKMEIVANEKMRSWKKARMDVEAFNREVEDKAKEAAEIKLDRQRKKLQIEELEKIVRLKCAEADMFQLKANEAKREAERLQRISLAKTDKSEEDYASNYLKQRLNEAEAEKQYLLEKIKLQESSRASQSSGGAEASQMLMYSKIQDLLYNASKPDSATR
- the LOC111792513 gene encoding uncharacterized protein LOC111792513; translated protein: MASWFFVLLFLVGNARATTFNQTDLRAAMDDMRMKSYHGFVILLKILNSSHKNLLNSDITFFMPADQELSRAAISPDRIEEFVLSHSIPTRLVLSNLLHFPNGSLVPSSIPNRMISVTNCRKMGVCMNNAQIVTPNVCLNSAIRCHGISTTIAYDNTSFSDKKHSSAETIVQRNEKKGAKSLQYAAMKKNRPLH